In Podarcis raffonei isolate rPodRaf1 chromosome 8, rPodRaf1.pri, whole genome shotgun sequence, the genomic window taatatgtgacattttagtgtatttttcatctttgttggaagccgcccagagtggctggggaaacccagccagatgggcggggtacaaataattaataataattattattattattattattattattattattattattattattattcccaagcgGTAACTGCATCTTGGCTGCTTACACAAAGCCTCTGTAACGACAATACTAACACAAAGCTCTGCTGCGTAGGCACATTTACCTGATAGGGTATCAGGCTGTGTAAAGGAAACACAGATTCCACGCTTGGGGGCTGCAGCTGACCCAAGTACGCCAAGATTGCCATGTCTCGTAGGACACTGCTGTGGGTGCGTCTAGAGGAGCAAAATGAGAAATAAATCAGAGACTGGTAGAGAGGCACACTCTCTGGCCAGCCTTatgagggggaaggaggggagggacaTGGGACTGAAGGTGAGAACAACAGCGCAAAGGAGGGCTGCAGAATAGAAAAGAGAAGTGGCCAcagaaatggggttgggaaggtgaaaagagGGTTTAGTTGTTCCAGGAAGTTAATATGGTGGGGGTTGACAAGCGGAGGAAGAAGGGAGGCAGAGCCCCCCCTCCCCGctagtgtcacacacacacaaaaatagtatTTAAAATGTCACAATACTCTTTTGCTGTTATTGCAAGTACACTATTAGCCAACAGTTTGCTAGTGACCTGCTTGTAATATACATTACAAGAGAGACAGGAAGGGATGCAGAAAGAGTGGGTCAAGGACTCCCAAAGGCAAGCAGAGGCGCCAGCGAAGTGAGGCTAGCTCGTCATGGAAAGGCCTTAAGGTATCACCTTACCCTGtcctgctctccaccccacccacccctgtccCCACATGCCATTGCATGGCACTTACCCAGTGCCAGCGTTCCCTGCTCCTGGGAACTCTGGCTGGACACACAGCAACTGATGGCCAGGATGTGGAGGGTGGAAGCCTGCTTGGGCCAAGCCCTGCTGCCCTGAATCCTCCATCCCGTTCAGGCTCTTGCGCCGGAGGAGTGCTTTGCCTCTTGTGTGCAGGCCAGCAGTGCAATGGATATACTCTGGGGATAGCTGAGGCATGTCCCTGAAGTCTTCTGCACTGATCTGAACGATGTGACTAGGCGCCAGCAGCCGAATTATGTCAATCAAAAGGAGCAATCCGGCACCTTTGAACCAGGAGACAAAACAAGAGCATGTTTGAACAGTGCAGGAATGTGGGAATTCAATGAAAAGGATGGAACACATGTTATAGGGTGCAAAGGGAAGCTGCTGCATCAAGCGAGAGCGCATCATTTCAGGCCTCTGTAGCTGCTGAGccgaagggagaaagagaaaaagtttTTGCAGGGCACCCAAGTCCACCTGATTCAAACACTTTGGCAATTTCAGCAGGCTTTGCCTCCATAGTCACAATTTTTATGGCCATTAAAAGAGAGAAACTTGGGTCCTTCTTAAAGAAATGCACACACATCCTGCACTCTCATAGCTCAAGGCATGGGTTCCCTGCATAGCTCCTTCTTCCCAACTTTCAGTACCTTGTGTCTTCCACCTGCCATTCCTCACTTTTGAAACGTATCTGACATTCTTATGGAATCTGAAGCTTAGAACCAGAATTACATGAATATACTTGACTGATATAAAGAGAAAAACATATCAGTTGGCCAGGGCCAACCTCATATTCCCTCTCTGCCAGTCAGTTTCGGTACTGCAATTCTAAACAAGCACAGACAATGCTGACTttgcaaacaaaaacagaaataccAAACTGAGAATAGATTCCAGAAGACAAGGGATATTGTATTAAAGCAACTGAAGActttccttccccaccctccGCTGTGCACTTTGTTGAGATCTTTACGGAAGGGCAGGTGCCAGCTTCCCTTCAAGCACAGTTCTAGCCTTACTGGGTTGCAATTGCTGCCTCTGCATCCATGTTCCAAATCTGGTGAAGTCCCCAGAGCCAGAAGCTGGGGGTTTGGGAGGCGCACAGAGTCAAGGGTTCTATGCAGAGTAGacgcattgaaattaatgggtcaAAGTTAGCCATGTctgctaatttcaatgggtctactctaaatagCAATAACATTGGCTACCAGTACCCTGCACAGCTTAGGGTTCTAGAAGCAGAATAAGCAAGAGATATGTCAACTGAAAAGGCCAGGTAAGAAAGAGTTTGAGAGATGGGCCTCAGTGACAGTCCCCATATCCCCACCTTCCTCGCCTTGGGCCAACACAGGATCTCAAACTTGCGCCCAGTTGACCCCATGGCAGAAAAAGTCACATGCTCCCCACAGCCTTACCTTTCACCCATCCCATGGTGTTGATGACCAGAGGAACATCTCTCTCATAGGCAGTGAACACGTATTTCAGCGTGTCAATGTATCTTTCAGTGTCCTGCTCACAACTGGTTGCCCCAAAGTAAACCATTTTGCGCGGTGTACGCTGGTGAGTGAACGGTGGACCTAAAAGGGGAGAAGAAATTGACAGAACTGCACATATTCAAAAGAGCTGCAACAGCACTTTATCCACCCAACGGGGTGGTGGGGGTGCAGAAAGTAATTGACCTTTCTCCCTAGACTCAACCTCTAACGGGAAAGTAGGTCATTGCTCCAGTTTGGTTTTGATCCCTTTGGAAAGGCTGGTGCTCCAAGAAGAGCTCCACTCACACCAGGAAGTAAATTCTGTGTGGGGCTTTCTTTGTGCTTCATCCAAAAACTGATGTTagcacagaatgctgcagcatggttTCTGATGGGagtgagaccctgtcagcataAAACAGCACGTAACAAATCAGAGATCTACCTTGGTTGTCAATCTGCTCCAGGGCCAAATTCaaggaattattattactattacaaaGTCCTGAAggttgggaccagtttacttgcaggATCAATTTACCCCACGTATATGCCCAGTCAGCCACTTCAATCTGCAGATCTGACACTGTTGCAAGTGCCAAATAATGCtcattctgcacttgtaagaaaCTGATCTtctggcagcacctacactctgtaactccctgcctattgacatcaggcaggcaccttcactgcactctttttggcgcctgctaaaaaTTTTTTTGTTAAGGCCAGCCTACTCAGGTACATAGTAGGTTGACAtgcattttatttacttttagctactgttgattttaatcacCACTGGTATAATTTACAATACCTGTCTTCAATGATAactgtaatattttgttttatatttttgtaagccacttagaggttttcttacaGTCATtcattgttaaataaataaaacaaataaagccaCTCAGAACAGGCGTCCAGACATTTCAAATCACTCTGAAAATGCCTCCAAAGCACATACCCAGAAGCGGCTCTGTTACGTTAATTAGGGAAACGCACCCAGGAGGCGTGAACTCTGGCTGCCCCAGATCACAGTCCAAGAATTCAATGCAGGGAAGGCTACAATTAAGAAGATGAAATGATATAAATGTTAACAGAATGCCTTTGACTGCCATCACTGGAAAACCCAGCCTGAAGCTAAAGCAAAAATTTGAATATTCTGATCAGcagccccccacccacctgctCTTGTCAGCAACCAGGATGgttataagaacatcagaagagctgaGCTGGATCagaatggcccatctaatcctgcatccttctctcactgtggccagccagatgcctgtggcaaaccAGAATGCAGGACCAAGGGAGggtactctcccctcttgtggtttccagaagCTAGTATTAAGAAGCATTGCAAAATCTAAGAGATACATGCTTATAAGTGCTAGGCCTTCAAGGCTAGAGACTGCTTTGGCAAAAGGAACAAAGGCAGGATAGCCAGACAAGGATGAGAGAGCTGACAGCCCACGATGGGGAGGAGATAAAATAGCACCCGCCACCCCTGACCCAAGGAAAATAGGAAACGAGTTGGGAGAAAGAAGCTCTCTTATTGCAAACAGCCATAGCAGCCTTCACCAGAGAACTCACCTGTTGAGCAAAATATTAATCAGGTATCTGTTAAAAGTTGACTTGCCAACACTTTTGGGGCCACAAACCAAGACTATAGGGCAACCTTCATCCTCATCTGAAACACAAACACAGTATCTGAACATAATTGCCCCAGTGAAGTTACAATCTCAAATGATTATTCGAGAATAAGAACTTACACACGCAACTGGCACAGCTACATGTAATCTCACAGGAGGTTAACATGACCAACAGCAGAAACAGATTCTCCCTCCAAGCTCAGAATCAGAGAATACAGCTTGGCCCAGTTCTTTCTCTGTGGGCAAAGGAGGGCCCCATTGgcttcatttttatttaacaagtCTTCAGATACAAGCACTGCTCCATTTAGGTTACAGCTGCACTTCACCCTTGCTCACGTTAGCTTTAAGCTACTCACCTTGGCATGCTTGGACTAACTCTTCAACTGCTGACAATGTGCTTTGCGACATCACCAGGCCATTCCTGGGGTCTTGCTTCCCAGCACCAACAGATGCAAGCACTGTATCCTCTGGAGTGAAACTGGGAGCCTTCTGTCTCTAGGAATGAGAAGGCATTTGTCTGAAGGTGGTTTTATCCattaagaaaaaggggggagcagGCTAGACTGTATGTCTATTAGCAGGTATTAAGAACCCCCAACTTCAGAGACAGCATCCCTCTGAATACTAACAGCTAGGGAATAGCAGGTTCAAGGGGCATTTGGCTTCATAACTAGTTTGTGGGCTTCACAGAGGCATCTGAGAGGCTCCTgtggagagcaggatgctggatcagATGGACTTTTGGatgaatccagcagggctcttaatgTTCATTGCAAATTGGCCTTAGCTAGCAAGTATTTGGCTAAGTGACAAACACCCAAAAAGCGGATATATCCACTGGAGTTCAGGCCTAAGTGTAGGATAAATTAAAAGGCCCCAAATCCAAGAAACATTAACACAAAGGAAGCCTTGATTGCCCAGCAGAGCAGCTTCATCCCCACAAGAGGCCTAAAAGGATACCCAAGACCCAGGACCAATGCAGCTCAATTGAAATCCATGTAATTAGCCCAAACAGAAATTTGATATAGGCCACATAGTCAGCATTTTTCATTAGCGGGTGTCTTCAGACTTCAGGTGTGAATGCTCAAACTGTAAAGAAGGGCATGTTCTCACATGCATCACACCCCCACCAAGTCCTTGACCTTCCCTTGTATCTTGCTTTATCAGGGTCTCCCATCACACAGAGGGTTCTACTCAAATTCAAGAGGATTAAGTAGAGGCCCTGCTTATGGGGACTGAACACATGACACCAGGTCTTACAGTGTATCCTGGCCATCCTCAATCAGTTCTGCGAAGGAACTCACCTTTGCTTTGAATATGTGGGAGAAATTTGAGTAGCTGTGAATGAACCTAGTCGCTGGAGTATCCAGACGCTCCAACAAAATCATGGAACACTGAGGAATGAAGTCTTTCATCAGTTTGCATCTTGCATCTGGAAAGACAAAGGATGAAACCACAAATGAGACAGTAAGCCTCCTGCTTGGCCCTCATAAAGCTTCAAGGCCATTGTGATAAGGACAGAAAACCATAATAATTGCAGTGGTTCTGAAGGGCTTCCAGTGGAGCCTGCCTCAGTCTTGGAAGTCTTCACATTTGCACATGAGCTTTTTCTACAGAGCACAGGGAAGCaaagcatacacacacagagctaTTCTCACAATAAGGCAGCTACCCAACTGTGGCTTACTCAATCTTGTTCTCTGTTCTTACTATTCAACAGGTTCGGACATTAGCAGCCTGGGTTTGGCTTTTATTGGCAACAGGCCCCAAGCTCTGGAACCTTCTTCCAGAAGAAGTTAGGGAAGCACAAACacagctgtttttgttgttgttttttgagaagTCTGCATGTTTTCAATTAGGACTTAAATTTTCTGTGGCTGCTTTGTCTAAAATGTGTATTTATCGTGATTTATAAACGGCTCGTTTTTGTGTACATGTTGCATTTCTTTTAGTGTAAAATACTAAACACAGCTTGTGaaaaagcaatataaaatatttCAGGAAACGAACAAAACCACCCTGTGAACAGCGTTAGGCTGAAAGGGAGAGCTGCTGGAtgtgaatttttattattttatttatatgtatcCAGGGTTTTCCCCTAACCAGACTGCAACAAAGAACAGCAAAATGACCTGTCTGTGGCAAAGGGCCACAGGTCAAAATCATACCCATCAAAGATATCTATTCTGCACACAGAAAATCCAAAAGAATTTCAAGGGATGCGCATgggtatatataaacacacactagACAGCCTGTCCACAAAAGCCTTTTTTAACAATCTGATCCCCGAGAGTCAGAGCTCTGTGTGAGCACAAAGCACATCATATTCTTCTTCAAACATCCAAGGTCACCCTCTCACAGGAACAACAAGTTCAGGGCCCACCCTCCATTCCAACTTACCTCGGGGCACAAGGTGTGCTCGGAGGATGGACTTTGCCTCTGCTTTCATTTCCTTCCCAGATTTTTCTGGCTCCTTATAAGCCACAGCTTCAATGGTGAGAGCACAGTGGGAGTAGGGGGAGAAGAGGTGATACGGGGGCTGATCTGGAACGATGTTGAACCCAAACACCCGTACAGAGCCATACAGGCATGTCAGGGAACACTTGCCAGTGAATGTCAGCGCCTGACAGGTAGAAAATAACTACTGTAAATAAGCAAACTAATATGTAAATGCTGGCTGCCCCTTTTAACATTACCCAGAGAAGTTGTCCtagactgtttttaatattacatTTTAATGGTGTAACCCACTCTGGGGTCTCAGGGTGAATTATATCATAATCATTTGCTGGATACTGGTCCTCCAAGTACTGTTGGACTTCCATCATTGGCCAGCTGATgggaacagctgaagggccacagaGGATGTTCTAGGAACATTAGAAActgccttattccaagtcagaccattggtccagctagatTATTACTGTCTGCAATTACAAAACTCTGCAAGGTTTCTGACAAGGAGTCTCgttcagccctatctggagatgccaccTGGGACTGAAGCAAGGACCTTCTGCACGAAAAGCAGataatctaccactgagctacaatccTTCTGCTAAAATCAGAGTTAGATTCTACAGTATTCCGCATGGTTCTGAATATAGGCCTGACTGAAATATGAAGCTGACTTATAATGactcagtccattggtccatctagctccaaaTTATCTATTCTACACAATGACTTTTCAAGGCTTGAGATAGGAGCCCTTCTGCAGGCAAgacagatactctaccactacAGCCCTTCCATATCTACCTGCCCACTTCCCCCTGCCCCTTCTGCTACCTAGTCACACCCCCACAAAGACACATCCTTCCTTGTACAGTAAGCCCGCAACTTATGCGCATTTAATGTGTgcacattcagaatttttttattaaaaagtttaaaagggggaagaAGGGGGCAGGGTTCTAGGacaaatgactttggcaatcccacccaccatggaACCAAATGGATTTCGATCAGAGGTGATTTAGAATTTAGATGCAAACTCCGTGTAAGTTGCTGGCCTATACCGTACAGCTATTCCACCCAATGGAGAACCCATGAGTTGGAGTCCATTCTCTGTATTTGCATAACCACGCCTCTTGCGTTTCCTGGCCACGCCCTTTCCCTGAGCGGCACCTCAGCTAGCCCATGCCCCTTCTACTCCCAAGCCACGCCCTTCCCTTATTTGGTAACGTCTCCAACGGCGGAGGGGGACCCGCGCGCGTCCTGAATTTGCATAGCCACGCCCTCTCCGAGCTCACCTGCCCCTGAGGCAGGAGAAGAAAGGCTCTGCCTTCCTTGGCCTCGACGGCCGTCAGCATCTCTCCCTCAGCCGAGGCTCCTTCGTTCCTTGGCGGCGGTTGCGATGGCCGCGCGGAGAGGAGGCCGCGGGCGAAATCGCGGGCGTAGCGCTGCAGGGCGTCGGGCCCCCCGCGGGCCTTCTTCTCCGGCGGAGCAGGCAGAGACTGCAGAGCCGCTTTTCGCCGCCGGCGCCGGCTTCTCTGCCGCCGGAGGAGGCTGGCCGGGTTCAGGCGGCGATTCGCCATCCCCACACCTCGCCTCGGCGGCGGCCCGCGTTTCCAAAACGACCGCTAGCGCGCATGCGCGTCCTTTCGCGAGCCGGGAAACGACGATAGAGACAGGAACGGGTAGAGCGGCTTCGTGTTTCGGAACGTCGTGACGTCATATGGTTGCCTAGCCGATATAAGAAGGAGCACCGGAAATTATAGGAGCCCTTCAATTGGATTTCGGGGCAATAGACTTTTATGTTTGAGGTTGGAATTGAAAGGTAGCTAGGCAAATCGTGGGAGACGTTGTAAGGTTTTCCctcagctgtgttttgttttgtttaaatgtaTTTCCCGCCTTTACACAAACGGGCTCGAGGCGGCTAACAGTAGAAACGCGAAAGCGTaataaaatacgtaataaaagcagaacacaataaaataaacGAAGGCAAGCTAAACAAATGgccacatagaattgtagagttgggagggacacccaagggtcatctagtccaacctcattgcaatttaatagtaataataataatttttatttataccctgccctccccagccaaggccggcctcagggcggctaacaagcaataataaaaacaagttgaatgaatagaacttaaaaacaagattaaaatattgaaacattaaaatattaaaatgcagcctcatcacaggaggagaaaggaaaaagaaaaaagtaagttGGATCTAAGAAATAATAATGGGATTACCCTTTGAATTCGCCACAAATTTTACAGGGAACAACCAGCTACCATCAAAGCACAGATCAGATCTGTATCCAATGACTGAAGTCTAAATAGTCCCAGACTGGTACTTTTTGGCACTGCCACTTGCCACTTTTTAGCACTGCCTCGATATGGACCACGATTTATGAGACTTctggtcagcgccagcgacgaatggcggattccctctgagctccggagggaatcggctccgcggggactgggtctggccgctgcagcgaagcggggacccgaagaaatcacaggcggtgaagcctgtgaactcggagactcggcgggctccatttgcgccccccccgctgcgaaagagcctttttaaaggctctggaacggaaAGGGGGTGTGCGGCGCGGGGCTGAGAGTCATTTCCCTtcttcgcggagtgaagccgcaagccatagtcggagagtgctgatttctttctggacaattggaagctaaaactacccgtgagtaggatcaagCAATTATTTCGAGAAAAATTTTAgtaaatttggcactgaaacgggaaaggtacaaacaggaagtctgcctttccggtcttgtaaatagatcaaagcaaagagactgtaaagctgcaactttgaaagacgtcaattaaaggcttaaaatccagcaccaaaaatGCGATCTCCCCCCTGTTTGCAGGAACAGAGGGGTGAAATTTGAGCAATATTTATcctgcaagaaaagaggagtAAAGGTATATCTGCTGTctttaaaacctgggaacggactgcctatgacagggaaGCCGATTACCGGGATGAACTGTCAACACTTTAAGGGTAAAGAGTTTTGACTTAACTCTGCGAAAGATACAGTGTCTCTAGAACTGCtattgaaagtaacttttaaggacattgaaattgtggcttttaagaGATATTGGGGACTTATAAagaccatatttgttttaaaagttgcaaagtgaagttggaagtgtgtccccctagaggagactatgttgcaataacaactaagccactaagtaactaagctgtggaaaattcctcttcaaaacaaaattttcaggcgtgagactgaccttgggctgtgcatgagagtgttatggcagatggaaaagggaagatagagctgacacaggaaaaaATCACCaggtctggcagacaatacaagactgatattacacaccagagaagggcttcaacatccggagcagcaggcacagcaggagctgctgcttcgcaagtaaaaccaaaagctatgtcatctgaagagttaTTGGCTCAAGCACTTGGCAAGATTGATGTATCTTTGGAAAaattagctaaacaggttgcagagacaaataaacaagtagctgaggcctcagcaaaaattgatttgaacactacaagtattaatgaactgggaaagaaggtaaattctaatacacagtccattgaaaaactattggaggaatcggcctcgactcg contains:
- the NOL9 gene encoding polynucleotide 5'-hydroxyl-kinase NOL9 isoform X2 yields the protein MANRRLNPASLLRRQRSRRRRRKAALQSLPAPPEKKARGGPDALQRYARDFARGLLSARPSQPPPRNEGASAEGEMLTAVEAKEGRAFLLLPQGQALTFTGKCSLTCLYGSVRVFGFNIVPDQPPYHLFSPYSHCALTIEAVAYKEPEKSGKEMKAEAKSILRAHLVPRDARCKLMKDFIPQCSMILLERLDTPATRFIHSYSNFSHIFKAKKAPSFTPEDTVLASVGAGKQDPRNGLVMSQSTLSAVEELVQACQDEDEGCPIVLVCGPKSVGKSTFNRYLINILLNSLPCIEFLDCDLGQPEFTPPGCVSLINVTEPLLGPPFTHQRTPRKMVYFGATSCEQDTERYIDTLKYVFTAYERDVPLVINTMGWVKGAGLLLLIDIIRLLAPSHIVQISAEDFRDMPQLSPEYIHCTAGLHTRGKALLRRKSLNGMEDSGQQGLAQAGFHPPHPGHQLLCVQPEFPGAGNAGTGRTHSSVLRDMAILAYLGQLQPPSVESVFPLHSLIPYQVPFNAVALRVIHTDVAPAHILYSVNASWVGLCQVPDQVPCNADGPVLLTHTPICNCLGFGIVRGVDRDKKLYHILTPVAPQNLRFVNCLLIGSIPIPNCIFLNQVGIEGDIPYVTSEYNYDISGAGKLKLKKHLKRREHTQP
- the NOL9 gene encoding polynucleotide 5'-hydroxyl-kinase NOL9 isoform X1, whose protein sequence is MANRRLNPASLLRRQRSRRRRRKAALQSLPAPPEKKARGGPDALQRYARDFARGLLSARPSQPPPRNEGASAEGEMLTAVEAKEGRAFLLLPQGQALTFTGKCSLTCLYGSVRVFGFNIVPDQPPYHLFSPYSHCALTIEAVAYKEPEKSGKEMKAEAKSILRAHLVPRDARCKLMKDFIPQCSMILLERLDTPATRFIHSYSNFSHIFKAKRQKAPSFTPEDTVLASVGAGKQDPRNGLVMSQSTLSAVEELVQACQDEDEGCPIVLVCGPKSVGKSTFNRYLINILLNSLPCIEFLDCDLGQPEFTPPGCVSLINVTEPLLGPPFTHQRTPRKMVYFGATSCEQDTERYIDTLKYVFTAYERDVPLVINTMGWVKGAGLLLLIDIIRLLAPSHIVQISAEDFRDMPQLSPEYIHCTAGLHTRGKALLRRKSLNGMEDSGQQGLAQAGFHPPHPGHQLLCVQPEFPGAGNAGTGRTHSSVLRDMAILAYLGQLQPPSVESVFPLHSLIPYQVPFNAVALRVIHTDVAPAHILYSVNASWVGLCQVPDQVPCNADGPVLLTHTPICNCLGFGIVRGVDRDKKLYHILTPVAPQNLRFVNCLLIGSIPIPNCIFLNQVGIEGDIPYVTSEYNYDISGAGKLKLKKHLKRREHTQP
- the NOL9 gene encoding polynucleotide 5'-hydroxyl-kinase NOL9 isoform X3, with protein sequence MANRRLNPASLLRRQRSRRRRRKAALQSLPAPPEKKARGGPDALQRYARDFARGLLSARPSQPPPRNEGASAEGEMLTAVEAKEGRAFLLLPQGQALTFTGKCSLTCLYGSVRVFGFNIVPDQPPYHLFSPYSHCALTIEAVAYKEPEKSGKEMKAEAKSILRAHLVPRDARCKLMKDFIPQCSMILLERLDTPATRFIHSYSNFSHIFKAKRQKAPSFTPEDTVLASVGAGKQDPRNGLVMSQSTLSAVEELVQACQGPPFTHQRTPRKMVYFGATSCEQDTERYIDTLKYVFTAYERDVPLVINTMGWVKGAGLLLLIDIIRLLAPSHIVQISAEDFRDMPQLSPEYIHCTAGLHTRGKALLRRKSLNGMEDSGQQGLAQAGFHPPHPGHQLLCVQPEFPGAGNAGTGRTHSSVLRDMAILAYLGQLQPPSVESVFPLHSLIPYQVPFNAVALRVIHTDVAPAHILYSVNASWVGLCQVPDQVPCNADGPVLLTHTPICNCLGFGIVRGVDRDKKLYHILTPVAPQNLRFVNCLLIGSIPIPNCIFLNQVGIEGDIPYVTSEYNYDISGAGKLKLKKHLKRREHTQP